From the genome of Arvicola amphibius chromosome 9, mArvAmp1.2, whole genome shotgun sequence:
tcttggGTTTCAGGCACATACATGGCACACTGACATATactggcaaaacacccacacacataaagtaaaaaatgatcataaataaaataaaaagttcaacctttctgaaagtggctgacggtggaggctgaccgagaagccaaggacaatggcaatgggcttgctCTCTACGACAAGGTCGGgctctctgtgtgagccttgtcagtttggttgctcaccttcctggacctggaggaagttgggaggaccttggacttaacatagtatagagaaccctgatggttctttggcctggagagggagggagtgggggtatgggtggaggggaggggagggaagggggaggaggaggggaggagatggaaatttctaataaaaaaatgagaaaaaaaagttcaacCTTGGCTTTGCCAGCTGTGACCTTGAGCAGAGCACTCAATCCGAGGCTCAGCTGCCTCCTTGATGAACTGAATGAAGCAGCTGGAGGACGACATGGAGCATTCTATGTGGAGATCCTGCCATCCCCCTAGGGTGGGCACCCAGCTCCTGGGATGGGAGTGGCACCTGAGTTCCCTGACACCCATCCTCCCCAGAGAGACCATGGCAGAGCAGCTGAGGCACAGCTGGCCCTGTAGGAGGGAGTCTaagcagcctcctccctcagcccaCACCTCAGGGCTGCAGCTGGGCCTGTGGCCTGGGAGGGAGTCTAGGCAGCCTCCTCCCCCAGCCCACACCTCAGGGCTGCAGCTGGGTCAGGCCTCTTCTTGAGTGGGTCATGGCTAGGACGTGGTTGCTGCTTTTTCTGGCCCTCAGGGGTCAGACCCTGCCCACAGGTAAGTCCCTCTTGCTTCCCTCTTTGGCTGCCACTGGTCCCATTCCCCGGGACCAGTTGAGCCTTTACAGTGATGATGGGATCCATGGCCACCTGGTTCTGAGACTTCTTGTCCTCCAGATGGAGTGCCAGCAGGGCCCATTGTCCCTCTTGGAAGCATCCCCAGTCTGGTGGTGTAGGCCTGTAGCCCCAGCTAGTCAGAAGGCTGAGACGGGAGAACCCAAGTTCAAGGGTCAAAAGAGGACTGTAGTTATcgctcagtggaagagcatttGCCTTGCTGTCCTGCATGAGGGCTAAGCACAGTCCCAGAACTgaatcataaaagagaaaaagagcaagctGGATGGGAACCCATGGAGGCTGGAGATTCACAGAGCCAGGGCCATTTTGTGTGATACAGGGTGACACACTGTGGGCAACACTGTGAGCTCCTGGGCTGTCCTTCTTGGCCTCACAGCACCCTCTTCCAACAAGGAGAAGTTCACTTCCAGCCCACGTGAGGCCCCAAGGTGTCAGTGACTTGCCAAGCATTTAGCTCCAGCTAGCCAAGGAGCAAGGCCAGAGAATTCCAGTCCTTCTGAAGCATGGACGTACATAgtgggggaaggccttggacttttgAGTGAGGTGGTCTACTTGATCTAAATTCACTTCTAGTGTTTCATGGGGACTTCCTTGCTTGAGGGAAGGTGCAGCGGAAGGCCTGAGCTCTGGGAAGGAAACACTTGGGGTAAGAATGGAAAATCTGGGGGGCTTCATAGTGGAGGTGTGAGCTGGGTCAGCTCAGGAGGCTGACGGGCTCCTGAGGGGCTCCTGAGGGGTCCTGGGGTTCACTCCTGGCTTCCTTTTGTACTTTTTTTGCAAGGCTTtagtaatattaatataaatattttcaaaacttgCTTAGCAAAGCATTATATTATCTATATTCTTCACAAAGATTCAGTTGGCCATTATATTGTCAGGACATTTGAGTCTCAGTCAGTTAAGGGGTTGAGACAGGGGCTAACCTCAGCTCTGTCTGAAGCCTTGTCCTAGGCTTGATCTCCTGGGTCAGAAGATAGAGACTTTCCAAGGCAAAGAAGACTATGAGATTCGTGGTGATTGAGACTCAAGCCCAAAGCTGACTGGACATCTTCTTGGTGTCCCCAGACCAGTTCTTTGACCTCCTCACTTCCATGGGGCTCTCTGGCGCCCTGGGCCATTTCTTTATCTTGGCCACACAGAGTTCATAATGTGAATTTACGTTCAGCTATTAACATTTGAaaaatcctatttaaaaataaccttCAATTATATACTGAATGGGTCATCTTTACTGACAATAATAAGGTGAGAGGAGAGGGCTCAGCTCAGTgccagcctgacaacctgagtgtgGACCCTGGGGCTCACACTGTGGAGGTAAAGCAAGTTGTAGTAGTCTGGTCTCCACAGATGCTtgtcccccacctctctctctctctctctctctctctctctctctctctctcacacacacacacacacatgaaatgttttttagaaagagaaagaaggacggCAGCAGGGGCGGCAGCAggggtgacacactcctttaattccagcattcgggaggcagagtaggcagatcaaggccagcctggtctacagagttagttccaggacagccagggctacacagagaaagcctgtctaaaaaaaaaaaaaaaaaaaataagaaggaaagtggggactggagagatgactgagcagtaaagagcactggctgctcttccagaggacctgggttcaattcccagcacccatgtggtggctcacaaccatctgcgaTCAGACCCCTGGGATTGCAAGGTATctcatgccttcttctgacctgggAAAACATGCATGCAGTGTACAGACATACTTGCAGTCAAAACCCTCATaaatagggccgggcggtggtggcgcacgcctttaatcccagcactcaggaggcagaggcaggtggatctctgagttcgaggccaacctggtctacaagagctagatccaggacaggctctagaaactacagggaaaccctgtctcgaaaaacccccccaaaaaaaaaaaaaagaaaaaaaagaaaaaccctcataaataataaaataaaaataaaatctcaaaaaaaaaaaaaaacaaacagactaaGACTACATGCTGGGGAGTGTAACTCTGTTGGTAGAGTTTAAGACCCCTCGACAGGTGTGTGGatgcctgcaaccccagtcctctggaggtggaggcaagaggatccagaGTTGGACGcctcaaaatcaaaccaaaatgaagtaaaaaatacCAGATttaaccgggcagtggtggtgcatgcttttaatcccagcacacgggaggcaggcaccaaagctacagagaaaccttgtctcaaaaaaaaaaaaaaaaaaaagatctgattCAAATCCGGTAAAATGTTAActatttattaacttatattaTTGCTACTTCGTCCCTGTCTGTTGATTGATAGTCCATTCTCCCATCCCACCATGGTGCTGGGgccaaactcagggcttcatgagGTAAAGACAAGCACCCTACTTCTGGGTTTCAgctcttcctccttttattttGGTTACATTAAGTGTTAGAtttcacatgtgtatgcatgtgtgtggtgtgggggtggCAGTTGAAGGACAGCTTTCaggggtcattttttttctcttctaccaTGAGAGCTCctaggattgaactcagcttTGGCAACACGCCTTTACTGGCGATCCATCTTGtcagccctcctcccccacttTAAACAATTTAGTTTAGATATTGGTCTCATATACAGCTCACTCACCcacactcctgcctcagtctcccaagttctgggatttcaGACATGGGCAACCACAGCCAACTTAAATAGTTGTCCTGGAACGGAAGTTCCAAGTATACTGAagcttcctctgctctccctccaGGTCCTTCCTCCCCAGAGGCACAGCTCTCTTCAGGCAGCACAGTTTGGGATTATAAACAGTTGTTTACGACACTCCTGCCCTTCCTACAGGATGGAGTTCCTCGAAAGCCCTGGCAATGATTTTCTCAATGTTATATACACAGCACCCAGCATAGGAAAGGGCTCAGAAAGGATAGATGGGTAGACAGTGGGCAGAACGGTagaggatgggtggatggatgggtggatggatggatggatgggtgggtgggtggatggatgggtggatggatgggtgggtggatggatggatgggtgggtgggtggatggatgggtggatggatgggtgggtggatggatggatgcttgGCTCGGGGCTGTGCAGACGGCTGTGGGCCAGGATGCTTGTGCAGAAACACGAGGACCTGGGTGCAtcctctcagcacccatgtagaaCCCTGCCCCTGACTCTGGGtgcacctgtcaccccagcactggggagggcagagacaagAGCATCTCTGGAGGCAGGACTAGCGCCAGGGGTGGTGAGAGACCCTACCCTAAGGGAGTAAGGTGACATGTGATAGAACCGGTCAGctaatgtcctcctctggcttccatgcacGAATAGGCCTTCATATCTACACACCtgcacagatacaaacacacataccacatatacactgCATgcgcacattcacacacacatacacacacacacacacacacacacacacacacacacacacacatagataccaacaagaaaggaaagaaagaaagaagagtttgatggaagggaaatgaaattaataaattcaaggtcagaagGTTGATTGAAGAATGTGACGGTGAACAGCAATGGTATGAGACAGCATGGGATGACAAAAACCCAGAGCGCCAACGTTCAAGGAAGTTCCAGTCTGGAGGCACAAGCCAATGGAGCCAGCACAGACATTCCTCTCTCTTGCAGGCATAGCTGgcatcccctttccttccctggctCCACCCATCACCCTGCTGGTGGACGGGAGGCAACAGATGTTGGTGGTCTGCTTGGTCCTCGATGCGGCACCCCCTGGCTTTGACAGCCCCGTCTGGTTCTCAGCTGGCAACGGCACTGCTCTAGATGCCTTCACATATGGGCCCTCCCCAGCACCGGATGGCACCTGGACCAGCCTAGCCCAGCTCTCCTTGCCCTCGGAAGCGCTGGAAGCCTGGGAGCCCTTGGTCTGCCATGCCAGACCTGGGGCTGGGGGCCAGAGCCGGAGCACGCGCCCCCTCCAGCTGTCAGGTAGGAATGCAGCCTGGGACCGTGTCCCTATCCGTGTCCTGGAGCCAGAgcagagtggggagggaaggtgggtTCCAGGCATGAGGCATGAAGGACAGGTAAGGGTAGACCCTGGCTCCTGGTAGAGTGGTTTTGAAGCCATGATTCTTGGGACTGACAGCTGGGATAAATAGTTCAGGTGTTCTCttaaacctgtaatcccagaatttgagaagtagagacaggaagatcaaagCTATCCTTGACTACAAGTGAGTTTAAGGACTGTTTGGGCtctatgaactttaaaaaaaccagaacaaaagcaAATCCAGGCTCAGATGTGTGATTGCTAGAGATATTAATAACTTTTAATGGCTTCTTCATAggtacatttatacatatgtttttatataataatcTATATAAACagttcatatacacataaacaaacccTAAAAGAccaaacaataattaaagaataaaccccatcaccaggcggtggtggtgcatgagtttaattccagcatttgggaggcagaggcaggtggatctctgtgagtttgaggccagcctggtctacagagtgagttctaggacaggcagggctacacagagaaaacctgtcatgaaaataaacaaataaataaataataagcaaaccCTTATCCCTTACCAAGTCTATTGTATGCCAGGCACTGTCCCAAGTGCTTTATtttaagtttctctgtgtaacagccctagctgtcatggaattagctctgtagaccaggctggacttgaactcacagagatccacctccctctgcctcctgagtgctgggattaaaggtgtgcgccaccaccgcctggtgctCCCAGCTTTTTAATGAGGGTGCTGGGTTCCAACTCAAGAAAGATGCCAACTAACCCATCTCCTAAGCCTGGCAGACCTTGCTGGCTAGCTAGTGAGCCCCAAGGGTCTACCTgtccccatctccccagcactgggttattctgtttttctgtttttcagcctggggattgaactggggtcctGTGCTTATATTGAGAGCACTGTCCTTTGAGCCATTTGAGTCACCTGGGTTTTATCACCTCCCAAAGAGGATTGCTCCTTGAAAAAATGTCCTGCCTTCCAGCAAAAGCTGGAAGAGAATGGGCTCCCTAGGGGAAGGGACTGGGGGGCCTCATGGGGACAGAACTctcaggcagggagggaaggagagctgACTCCATATGTGTCCCTCCGCCCTGCAAGCTGGCCGGGGCCAGGCACAGGTCTGGGACTCTGAGGTGCCACCCACCCATcgtactcattttctttttcttggctcACAGCGGAAGCCTCCACAGGCAGGACCTGCTTTCAGGAGCCCCTCAGGGGTGAGTTGtcagtgggtgggggtgggatggtgcTTGGGAACAACGGTTTGAGTACTGGCTGGTACCTGGCGGTGGCAGTCTGCTCTAATTTGACCATGTGTCCCGTGAAGTTGCAGTTGGGAGACTGAGAAGTTTCCGGTTAAGGGACTGCTTTGCCAAGGGCTAGTAAGGGCTTCAGACGTCCCTGGGATAAGGTGGGGTTTTCAGATCCTGTCCTAATTCCTGGACCCTAGTGGAGCTGCACAGAGCCAACCTGTGCTTCTTGGGTAGGGGGTGGCAGGCAGTCCCAGTATGAGAGTCTGTGCATTGTTTAACCACCGGAGGTGGTGAGAAGAGCGCTGGGCTAGTAATCCCACGGtctgtttcttgcccagatgTTCTGAGCCATTTACTCTTTGCATTGCATGCTCTTCCTGAATGTCGGCTTCTCTTGGCAAACGAAACCCAGTGAGGGGAAAGTAGAAGGCACGTGTCATTACCATAGAAACTAAGGTTAGACACTAGGAAGGAATCTCCctggaggaggagacagatggAGACTGGCCAACAGAGGACAGGCCCTCCCTGTCCTTTGGGAGGTCTAGGGCTGCTGGGGactcctcccacccttccttccgCAGGGACACCCGGTCAGGTACTGTGGCTGAGCATTCTGCGACTGCTTCTCTTCAAGCTGCTTCTGTTGGATGTGCTTCTGACCTGCGGCCGCCTCTGTGTGCTGGCTGACCAGCACCTCCTGCCACCACGCCCACGCAAGtccctgcctcccacccaccGAATCTGGACGTAGTAATGAGAGACTTGAAGGTCTGATCTGATCCAACACTCTGCGGCTCTTTGCTGAGGCCAAGATGGTGATGCTGGACTCGTTTGCCACCTGGGGCAGGAATACAGAGCCCAGGCTGTGAGGAGGCCAGCTTTGCCCACAGctcatgacccccccccccctttctcaaGCTGCAGGATTTTTTCCCCTGTATGTGGTCTGCCTCTTCCTGTGAACAGGACTATCTGGTACTGGGCTCTGCCTCCCTTGGCAGCCTGAGGCTTTGGGAGGAAGAGGACTGTGTCTCTCTGGTGAGACAGGGAAGGAGGTGAGGGTATGCCCCCGTGTGTGTGATCGGGCACAATACAGAAGGGTTAGATGACACTAACACATTGCAGTCATTCATTTGTGTGCCTGCGGGAGATGGTGTGCCCGataaagaggaagcagagatctGGGAAGGCTCCACGGAAGAAGAGTGGGAACCTAGCAATTGCTGGTGGGTCTGGGGACTGGGGAAAGGTTGCTGGGACTCTCCTTCCCCGACTACCGATCTCTCCATTTCCTTACCCTGGCTCAGCCTCTCTGAGAGGGCAAAGTGGAGCCAGAGAGCCAGGGAGGTAGTGCTTGTGCAGACTTGAGGGAAGAGTGCAGAGCCAGGATTCCCAGGCATCAGGATCACATCCAGTGCTAGCAGCATAAGATGGTAATTGCAAACCTACACGATATTAATTAAAGGTCattattcatttgaaaaatattaactCAGTATCAGCTGGGAGCCAGGTAGTAAAGAGGTttgattttgttgctttttccttATTCCTAAAGAGAGTCCCTGCATGGACAGAGAATGAGGTTCCCACAGTGGAGAAGGATTTATTTCCAATCACATgtactttatatgtgtgtgtgtgtgtgtgtatgtgtgtgtgtgtgtacatgcccatGCCCACGGACGCCAGAGGTAGTGctgttagagatggctgtgagacaCCTAATGTGGCTGTTGGGTACCCAGCACAGGCTTCTGGGAGACCATCTCCTCATTCCTTgagtcttcctttttttccttccttccttccttccttccttccttccttccttcctccctccctccctcccttccttccttccttccttcctttctttccacttCTGCTTCTTCAAGATAGAGtcttgggtgctggagagatgtctcagaggttaagagcactggttgctcttccagaggactgcaggttcaattcccagcacccacatggcaattcacagctgtctgtaactccgattccaggggatctggcatcttcaacacagacacacatgtaggcaaaacaccaatacacgttttaaaaaaaagaatcttactacatagcccaggctggcctcaaactcagagagagatactcttgcctctgcctcctgcgtgctgggatttttaaaaattttattaactatgtatacagtattctgcctgcatgtgtgcctgcacagcAGAAAAGAGCACTAGATCatattataaatggttgtgacccactatgtggttgctgggaatcgaactcaagacctctggaagagcagtcagtgctcttaacctctgagccatctctccaggcctgagtgcttggattaaaggcatatccTGCTACCTACCCAGCCCTAAGGCTCTTTCTTAAGAGATGTCTACTATCTataatgagacagggtctctcagttgaactccaaattctttctttttttatattttttatggtttattaactttattttatgtgcattggtgtgaaggtgtcagatcccctgcaactggatcttcagacagttgtgagctgccatgtgggtgctgggaattgaacccggatcttctggaagaacagtcagtactcttaaccactgagccatctctccagcccct
Proteins encoded in this window:
- the Ptcra gene encoding pre T-cell antigen receptor alpha; translation: MARTWLLLFLALRGQTLPTGIAGIPFPSLAPPITLLVDGRQQMLVVCLVLDAAPPGFDSPVWFSAGNGTALDAFTYGPSPAPDGTWTSLAQLSLPSEALEAWEPLVCHARPGAGGQSRSTRPLQLSAEASTGRTCFQEPLRGTPGQVLWLSILRLLLFKLLLLDVLLTCGRLCVLADQHLLPPRPRKSLPPTHRIWT